A genome region from Longimicrobiales bacterium includes the following:
- the hutI gene encoding imidazolonepropionase, producing MSTLLFTGAAEIITSTAATTDIVLRNASLLVVDGHVRSIGDVSAHDVADDAMHVDCSGCVITPGFVDSHTHALFGGWRAAEYALRSRGVPYMEIARRGGGINASVRDIRARSEEELVELARPRIDAMLSGGTTTAEVKSGYGLDTASELKQLRAIRALQAHTPVELVPTFMGAHEFPDEYRDRRDDYVDIVVNEMIPAVAAEGLAVFCDVFMEPGVFTAAQTRRVLEAGARHGLVPKLHADELENSGAAELAAELGAASADHLGAISETGIRALAHSDTVATLLPATLLFLGKARYAPARRLIDAGATIALATDFNPGSSPTTSMQLVLTLACSQMGMDPLEAIVAATAGGARALRLTDGTGTLAPGAPADIAVWDVPDHRELPYRFGATPLRGLWKRGLRVRPSL from the coding sequence ATGAGCACGCTCCTCTTCACCGGCGCGGCAGAGATCATCACCAGCACGGCGGCCACCACGGACATCGTGCTGCGGAACGCGTCGCTGCTCGTTGTCGACGGGCACGTGCGCAGCATCGGTGACGTCTCTGCACATGACGTGGCGGATGACGCCATGCACGTGGATTGCTCGGGCTGTGTCATCACTCCGGGCTTCGTGGACTCGCACACGCACGCACTGTTCGGTGGCTGGCGCGCGGCCGAGTACGCGCTGCGCAGCCGTGGGGTTCCGTACATGGAGATCGCGCGACGCGGCGGTGGCATCAACGCATCCGTACGTGACATTCGCGCGCGATCGGAGGAGGAGCTGGTGGAACTCGCGCGTCCGCGCATAGACGCCATGCTGAGCGGAGGCACGACGACCGCCGAGGTGAAGAGCGGATACGGCCTCGACACGGCGAGTGAGCTCAAGCAGCTCCGTGCCATACGCGCGCTCCAGGCTCATACGCCGGTCGAGCTCGTGCCGACGTTCATGGGTGCGCACGAGTTTCCGGACGAGTACCGCGACCGCCGCGACGACTACGTCGACATCGTGGTGAATGAGATGATCCCGGCTGTCGCCGCTGAAGGCCTCGCCGTGTTCTGTGATGTGTTCATGGAGCCGGGCGTCTTCACGGCCGCGCAGACGCGCCGCGTGCTCGAGGCGGGTGCGCGTCACGGGCTCGTACCGAAGCTGCATGCCGATGAGCTTGAGAACTCCGGGGCGGCCGAGCTGGCCGCGGAGCTCGGTGCCGCGTCCGCCGACCACCTGGGTGCCATCAGCGAGACGGGCATCCGGGCGCTGGCTCACTCCGATACGGTGGCGACACTGCTGCCGGCGACGCTGCTGTTTCTGGGCAAGGCCCGGTACGCGCCTGCGCGGCGGCTGATCGATGCGGGCGCGACGATCGCGCTCGCGACCGACTTCAATCCCGGCTCGTCGCCCACGACGAGCATGCAGCTCGTGCTGACGCTCGCATGCTCTCAGATGGGAATGGATCCGCTCGAGGCGATCGTGGCCGCCACCGCGGGCGGCGCTCGGGCGCTCCGACTCACGGATGGGACGGGCACGCTGGCGCCCGGCGCACCTGCGGACATCGCCGTCTGGGACGTTCCGGACCATCGTGAGCTGCCATACCGCTTCGGCGCCACGCCGTTGCGCGGCCTGTGGAAGCGGGGTCTGCGCGTCCGGCCAAGCTTGTGA
- the ftcD gene encoding glutamate formimidoyltransferase, with the protein MSTARLLEAVPNFSEGRDPAVVLAIVDAMRAEGAEVLDWSADADHHRSVVTLVGPPHVVENAAVAAARVAVERIDLNRHQGVHPRVGALDVLPFVPVAGATIADARASARRVGQRLSRELGIPVYFYGAASEPPGRPLSALRKGGFETLRSAWPTDRPADLVPDGWPHRGAHPTAGVTCVGARPVLLAWNVFVSGIDDDTARRIARSLRETEGGFLGVRALALRLPATSRLQISMNVENVEMASPMDVFRRLETLVHEAGGAVDETEIIGMLPDQLLWGAAADRLKLAPDTARRLLSRGLLDVLTREGSTSQDA; encoded by the coding sequence ATGAGCACGGCCCGCTTGCTCGAGGCCGTACCGAATTTCAGCGAAGGGCGCGATCCCGCAGTCGTCCTGGCCATCGTCGATGCCATGAGGGCGGAAGGCGCGGAGGTCCTCGACTGGTCCGCGGACGCGGATCATCATCGCTCCGTCGTGACTCTGGTCGGTCCGCCGCACGTCGTGGAAAACGCCGCCGTGGCGGCCGCACGCGTCGCGGTGGAACGCATCGATCTGAACCGTCACCAGGGTGTGCATCCGCGCGTGGGTGCGCTCGATGTGTTGCCGTTCGTGCCCGTGGCCGGCGCCACGATCGCGGATGCGCGAGCCAGCGCCCGCCGCGTCGGCCAGCGTCTCTCCCGGGAGCTTGGCATTCCCGTATACTTCTATGGAGCGGCGTCGGAGCCGCCGGGCCGGCCGCTGTCGGCGCTGCGGAAGGGCGGGTTCGAAACGTTGCGCTCGGCCTGGCCGACCGACCGGCCGGCCGATCTGGTGCCGGACGGCTGGCCGCACAGGGGTGCGCATCCGACGGCGGGCGTGACCTGCGTCGGTGCACGGCCGGTGCTGCTGGCCTGGAACGTGTTCGTCAGCGGCATCGACGATGACACGGCTCGCCGAATTGCACGTTCGCTGCGTGAAACGGAGGGCGGGTTCCTTGGCGTGCGCGCACTCGCGCTGCGCCTGCCCGCCACGAGCCGGTTGCAGATCTCCATGAACGTGGAGAACGTCGAGATGGCGTCGCCCATGGACGTGTTCCGTCGCCTCGAGACGCTCGTCCACGAAGCGGGCGGCGCGGTGGATGAGACGGAGATCATTGGCATGCTGCCGGATCAGCTGCTGTGGGGTGCAGCGGCGGACCGGTTGAAGCTGGCTCCTGACACAGCGAGGCGGCTGCTGTCACGCGGGCTGCTGGATGTACTGACCCGGGAAGGAAGCACGTCGCAGGACGCATGA
- a CDS encoding tetratricopeptide repeat protein, which translates to MKSISKLKDEARRYEQREEWEKAIQAYLQVLRTADEGETEVELPLYNRVGDLCVRLGKPQEAVRHYEQAADRYSEAGLYNNAIALCNKALRYSPDRLELIRKLGQFSASQGFITDARRYFLDYAERQFNAGKVTEALSALEDFANVSDDADIREMLGRQLHAHGRINDAVDELRRAYALRVRDGQTDKATALRAEIQALDPNASFDSGAAAAPTSSSRTSPTVELPGLVDIEPDRMDSQVEESSPSGVEGFESASFADEESGDVERVQLSGFETTGQPDLADIDPGPAGGIEGLETTTLDFDAVAPGAASLEDLGLEREDKTFDGSVDDADGAFDLPLLDEPDDETALPLLDDPDDEDVPARDSVGVTDLTTLDATGPAGDADTALDLPEDGSYDLPLLGDDDEAEPLAPPQIDDDVPPDLPSPDEPRDFGLGGDLPLDLNSLGGAGSMFDLPVSDEDAVRRPERETGESAFDIPDLDDAPDLPGWEPEPGPSFDLPSFETEVPQFEETAFEDEDEETPPAVRGPDPASLDAGAPVAPAADAPGEEGVDIPAIELPTWDTGVWDDAKSAVNEMDAAESADETEPSWVDSIAEDVADSGTELPTFSYEDDTELAATRIEGDAQDTTSPEPDVDVTAAGAGSPGAAPADDVDIDDDPLGLAAHLAGRSTGAPSPTESAPAAPDAQAESDWLDEIAADGPPAGGAPAIDDSFETEPVPDTDAGDDGIAAEDAGRAGASAIEDPGADAGRAAEAARELSEPPPEPPPPVAERPAAPSQPPAAAEPPVRTRLPAASAPPAGAPRSGPEDGYVDLGALIAGDGEEESTRFRVQETAPTGDEDRDFAELLSQFKAKVHEHLPAEDAAAHYDLGLAFKEMGLIDEAIGEFQVALRAGHMRLRVYEELGQCFLQKEQFNIAEKVLSRALTMKFDDELELLGVYYHLGRAYEALGRRDQARDAYERVLGMDINFGDVNDRLARL; encoded by the coding sequence ATGAAGTCCATAAGCAAGCTCAAGGACGAAGCTCGCCGGTACGAGCAGCGCGAGGAGTGGGAGAAGGCCATTCAGGCCTACCTCCAGGTGCTGCGCACGGCCGATGAGGGCGAGACGGAAGTGGAGTTGCCGCTCTACAACCGAGTGGGCGACCTGTGCGTGCGGCTCGGCAAGCCGCAGGAGGCGGTGCGTCATTACGAGCAGGCCGCTGACCGATATTCCGAGGCGGGCCTGTACAACAATGCGATCGCCCTCTGCAACAAGGCCCTGCGCTACAGCCCCGACCGGCTCGAGCTGATCCGGAAGCTGGGTCAGTTCAGCGCGTCGCAGGGGTTCATCACGGACGCCCGCCGCTATTTCCTCGATTACGCCGAGCGCCAGTTCAACGCCGGCAAGGTTACCGAGGCACTGAGCGCGCTCGAGGATTTCGCCAACGTCAGTGACGACGCGGACATTCGGGAGATGCTCGGCCGCCAGCTGCACGCACACGGCCGCATCAACGACGCAGTGGATGAGCTGCGCCGTGCCTACGCACTCCGTGTCCGCGACGGACAGACGGACAAGGCGACGGCGCTGCGCGCGGAGATCCAGGCGCTCGATCCGAACGCGTCGTTCGACAGCGGTGCCGCCGCAGCGCCGACGAGCAGCTCGCGAACGTCACCGACTGTAGAGCTGCCCGGTCTGGTCGATATCGAGCCCGATCGGATGGATAGCCAGGTGGAGGAGAGCAGCCCGAGCGGAGTCGAAGGCTTCGAGTCCGCGTCGTTTGCGGATGAGGAAAGCGGCGACGTCGAGCGGGTGCAGCTCTCGGGTTTCGAGACGACCGGCCAGCCGGACCTGGCAGACATCGATCCCGGCCCGGCCGGCGGCATCGAGGGTCTGGAAACCACGACACTGGATTTCGACGCGGTCGCACCCGGCGCGGCCTCGCTCGAGGACCTCGGCCTCGAGAGGGAAGACAAGACGTTTGACGGATCGGTCGATGACGCAGATGGCGCGTTCGATCTGCCCCTGCTCGATGAGCCGGACGACGAAACCGCGCTCCCGCTGCTCGATGATCCGGACGACGAGGACGTGCCGGCGCGCGACAGCGTGGGAGTCACGGACCTGACCACTCTCGATGCAACCGGTCCCGCCGGTGACGCCGACACTGCACTCGACCTGCCGGAGGACGGCTCGTACGACCTGCCGCTGCTCGGCGACGATGATGAGGCCGAGCCGCTGGCACCTCCGCAGATTGATGACGATGTGCCGCCGGATCTGCCGTCCCCCGATGAGCCTCGGGATTTCGGCCTGGGCGGCGACCTGCCCCTGGACCTGAACTCACTCGGCGGCGCGGGTTCCATGTTCGACCTGCCAGTCTCCGATGAGGACGCCGTACGCAGGCCCGAGCGCGAGACGGGTGAAAGCGCGTTCGACATCCCCGATCTGGATGACGCCCCCGACCTGCCGGGCTGGGAGCCTGAGCCGGGCCCGTCGTTCGATCTCCCCTCGTTCGAGACGGAAGTCCCGCAATTCGAGGAAACCGCGTTCGAGGACGAAGACGAGGAAACGCCGCCAGCCGTCAGGGGGCCCGATCCGGCCAGTCTGGATGCCGGGGCGCCGGTCGCGCCGGCCGCCGACGCGCCCGGGGAGGAGGGGGTCGACATACCTGCGATCGAGCTACCGACCTGGGACACGGGCGTCTGGGACGACGCCAAGTCTGCGGTCAATGAGATGGATGCCGCGGAGTCGGCCGACGAAACCGAACCGTCGTGGGTGGATTCCATTGCCGAGGATGTCGCGGACAGCGGGACGGAGCTGCCGACCTTCTCGTACGAGGACGATACCGAGCTCGCTGCGACGCGGATCGAGGGGGACGCGCAGGATACGACATCGCCAGAGCCGGACGTGGACGTGACCGCAGCCGGAGCGGGCAGCCCTGGAGCGGCTCCGGCAGACGACGTGGACATTGATGACGACCCGCTTGGACTCGCGGCACACCTCGCCGGTCGATCGACTGGTGCGCCGTCACCGACGGAGTCGGCGCCGGCGGCACCGGATGCACAGGCGGAGTCCGACTGGCTCGACGAAATCGCGGCCGATGGGCCGCCCGCGGGTGGCGCTCCGGCGATCGACGACTCGTTCGAAACGGAGCCTGTGCCGGACACCGATGCCGGCGATGACGGTATCGCGGCAGAGGACGCCGGTCGGGCGGGTGCTTCCGCAATCGAGGATCCCGGTGCCGACGCGGGCCGGGCGGCGGAGGCAGCGCGTGAATTGTCAGAGCCACCACCGGAGCCCCCGCCGCCTGTGGCCGAGCGTCCCGCCGCGCCGTCACAGCCGCCCGCAGCTGCTGAGCCGCCCGTACGAACGCGGCTGCCTGCGGCTTCGGCGCCGCCCGCGGGTGCGCCGCGCTCGGGCCCTGAGGACGGCTATGTGGATCTCGGCGCACTGATAGCCGGTGACGGCGAGGAGGAGTCGACGCGGTTCAGGGTCCAGGAGACGGCGCCGACAGGTGACGAGGACCGCGATTTCGCCGAGCTGCTCAGCCAGTTCAAGGCCAAGGTGCATGAGCATCTCCCCGCCGAGGATGCCGCGGCGCACTACGATCTCGGACTGGCGTTCAAGGAGATGGGTCTCATCGATGAAGCGATCGGCGAATTCCAGGTCGCGCTGCGCGCCGGTCACATGCGCCTGCGAGTCTACGAGGAGCTCGGTCAGTGTTTCCTGCAGAAGGAGCAGTTCAACATTGCCGAGAAGGTGCTGAGCCGAGCGCTGACCATGAAGTTCGATGACGAGCTCGAGTTGCTTGGCGTCTACTATCATCTGGGCCGCGCGTACGAGGCCC